Part of the Fusarium musae strain F31 chromosome 3, whole genome shotgun sequence genome, CGGATCTAAACTCGGCCGAGTCCCGCAAAACACCTCGACTCTATTGCTACTCTGCTCCAAGATACCCTCAAACTTGCACTTCCACTTCCACCAACCTCAAATCCCATGTTTCCTCACAATCCGCCGCCCGGATGATCCGCCAAAAATGGCTTCCCTATGCCAGGGCCATCTTCGCCGCCCAGAAAAGATGTCTTTCCTCGCCAGGCGCCAGATCCACCAAGTTCGTCGAAAAAGATGAGAGCTGGGGAACTCTgcaggagaagctcaactctTCTCTGGCTAAGCGCAGTCCCGGTCGGATCTCCAAGTCGAAGCCAAGGCCTCGCACTCCATTGGAGGGTGCAATGGCCGAGGGCTTTGGTTCCCAACACATGCTTATCATTGAGGGTCTGCCAACGTCGCTTGTCGCTGCTGACTTCCATCGTCTTGCGCCAGGTACCCTCGCTGGCTGGGAAAACGTCATTACCCATGGTACTTCAAATCCTCCATACCATCGTAAACTATTGAACTCACAAGGATACAAGTCTACCAAGATCGCGATCCCTGGACGATGGAACCGCTTGGCACATACTACATAACCTTCCCCTCCAGCGCCGCCGCTGACATCTACCGCGATAGAGTCGAACGTGTCCTCCGCCTCGCCCAAGCAAAGATGAGGGATGGCACAGGTTTCTGGGCCACCAAAGTGAACCCCGCTCTCATCAATAGAAAAAGCAAACCGGAAATTGAGGTCGAGCGCTTCACACTCCTCCCAGGTTCCTACCCATCCGCACCTAAGATCAAGTTCAGACGGGTCAAAAACATGGCATGGCAGCAAGTTATGCATCGAATCGTCAAAAAGTCTTCCCATAAAAGGAATCCTAGCCATGTGCTGCTTGAGCTACCGCAGGCGAACTTCTCGGCGTCGGAGCTCAAGGCGATCATAAAGCAGGATGGTGTAGAAAGTGGACACGATTGGCAGATGGATGTGTTCAGTCTCAGGGAGACCATGGACTTCGAGGAGGGGTTTCCCAGAAACACCCGCCGGGTGCCTTTGTTTCGAAGCAGCCCGGAGTTTCGACACAAGCTCGATTCCCGGTTTGTCCTTACCTGCGCGAATCCTGAAGTTGCATGGCGATTCATTCGTAACTGGAATCAGCGCATTATTGAATATGACGGAGGAGACGAGGTTATCTTTCGTAACCGTGTAAAAGCATCATATATTCAGACTTAGCGATTGTATTTTATTGTAACGAAAAGAATCAAAGAATCAAAGACGCTCGCTTCACAGCCCATCAAATCTCCGATGGTCTGAAAATAAGACATCAACACATTCACAAAGGAGCCATTGGCTCCTCTTGACCCGATACCTAATCGCAGGCAAGGCAATTAAATACTCCAACAACGACCGCTCATGCACATAACGAAAGCAATGTATATTAGACCCAGATCAAAAACCGAAACTCCAGACCGGAATTGCTCTCTAAGATGGGTTGGAAGGTCGATCGGGGGAACAACAAGACATGACCAAAAACCTCTCGCAATGTCGTCACTCATTCTTTTGAACGTGACTGAGATTTGCCGCCCAGCTCAAACTAACAGCCATCCATTCCTCCCTCTCAGCTCCTTTGCTTCTTTCCTTTGTTTCctttcatccatccatccttcATGCTCAGAGAGAAGAGCACAGGTTCTCTTCCCATCCTCTTAATGGTGAACTCTCCAACTCTCTCATCCCACGCTGATCCGCACACAGCGTCTTCACCTCCCTCGAGTTTacaaagtaataagcttgaaaaaataaaaataaaaacgaCGGCAAACGGAGAATGGCAGATAAACGGACTCCTTATGGTATTCGGTTTAGCAGCACTTGCTGCCGCCGCCTTCGCTCTTATCGCCGACGTTGACACCGCTCGCTGAGGGTTGGTCGTTCTTGGAGTTATCGATAAGTCGCTTCTTAATGTCTGCGGCTAGGCTGTAGAAGGCCTTGTCGATATTGATGTTGCTCTTGGCGGAAACCTCGAGGAAGGGAATGCCCAGCTCGTCAGCGAGAGCCTGGCCTTGCTCGGTGGAAACAACTCGCTTCTCCTCCCAGTCGCACTTGTTGCCAATTAGAATCTTGTTGACACCCTCTGTAGCATGTTGCTCGACGTTTTGGAACCAAGTTCGGATGTCTATAGGAGAGTCAGTTAGTTGCTATTGGTATATGTGGCTCGATAGCGCATTGCTTTGTTGGGCCAAGTCAAGGGCGCTGGGCGACCATTTGGCTATCGGGTAGGAGAGGGGCTACACAACAAGATATCATGAAATGTGTATATCGAGCCGTGTCGTGAAGAATAGTAAGACGTACTGTTGAATGAGCGCTCGTCGGTGACGTCGTAGACAAGGAGGATTCCCATGGCACCACGATAATAggcggtggtgatggtgcGGAAACGCTCCTGACCGGCGGTATCCCAGATCTGCAGTTTGACGCGCTTTCCATCGAGCTCAATAGTCCTGATCTTGAAGTCGATGCCGATAGTGGTGATGAATGAAGGGGTGAAGGAGTCTTCGCTGAACCGCAGCAGGCAGCACGACTTGCCGACGCCGGAGTCGCCTATCAGGAGCAGCTTAATCTACATGACGAGGAGGGTCAGCGGAGAGTTATCACGAGGCGGTCGCAAGCAGTGAATAATAGCGACAACAGTGCGATGCGATTTGGTATGTTCATGTTCGTCGTGGTTTGGCTCGAGACGACGTGAATCCAAGAGACGCAGGGGACGGGATGGCGGGCGGTGGGGGTGAGGAACGGTAGTAGATTGGAATTGGATATCGTACCAGGAAATCATAGTTGCGATTACTCGACATGTTGACCAAGAGTGAGAGTAGCAGAAGAAGCTACCGTGTAGTAAAGCGAAGCGACGATGGCGACGAGTTTTCGATGGTCGAGGACGCGGAGGGAGGTGGGAGTAGACTAAAGGCTAGAGCGTGGGTGATTGAGTCCTGAGGGTCGTCgagggttgaagatggagatggagatggagatggagttgGAAATGGAAACGGGGACTGACTGGGACTGGGGGTGAAAGTGGAGGAGGGAATTGGATTGGTCTTTGAACCGCGGGACTAATCCGTTTGCCTGTAGcctgtaggtacctacctactgtaggtactgtacctagAACGGCAGGCGAATGATATCGGGGTCAAGACCTCTACGGCACACACAGGCTTATTAGGCAGTGACGAACTAACTCGCACTACGTGTTTACAGGGGCTTTCGCCTCCACGGCTCTACTTGGTTTTAGGCTGTCGCAGCGCCAAAAGGATGGACTCCAGTTGGCAGTGGAGGGAGGTGTTTCAGCAGCGGACAGCGTTCAAAAGAGCCTACGTGTCAGGCTGTACTTTTTTGTAAGTGGTGATTTGGAATTCTCTCAAGGTCATTTCTATCGTATTCTCTCGTTATTTGTCTGCCTATCTCGTCCCATCTTACCTACTCAAACTTGAAACCAGCAAGCGAATGGCCTTCATATTGACAGAGAAAACAAATACACCCTCAACGCATAAACTGTGTTATTATGCATCCATCCGTAGATGGTTTCAATTATATATCCTGATATCCTCATACAGCACAATATGCATCCCGAGTAACACAGACGGGCTACCTGAGCATCTGTGACTGTGTCTAACACTCAAACAGTGTCTGCCCCtgaaaaataaaagattgtGGCGTCTACCTTTTGATACTCAAAAGTTGGCTTTTCTTCAAACTCGGGTTCCACAACGGCTTCGTCCCCTCTCCAAAATCGAGGGGCCTTTTACACTTTGCCCCTGGTTCGCGACGTCATCTTTGagagacatcatcatcacgagaCACACTTTATCAAGAGGTCAGCCACGCTCGTTACGTCCAGCTTTGCCACATGAGCACAACTTGaacgacaagacaagacaagacaagagacaaaTCAAGTTGGAGGGCCGAACTCAATAATCAGGTTCATGCGACTTAGAGAGTTGAGGCTCGTTGTGTTTCACGATACTCCTCCGCTTACGCTCTCACTGTATCAAACACCAACTTTAATCAATAATGGGCATCATAAGAGTAATTCTATTGATTTCTCGTAGGTGATTCCACAAAGACCTCGTCGAACATGGTCAACCGAGTCCAGTGAACTTTCAACTGTTCAAATCATTCATCCATCCAAAAAGTACATAAAAAGAAGTGAAGAATCTCAAACCACAATCCCCATCACAATTTGTTGTTTTACTTCTTGCAAATGCCAAATGCATTCTGGCAACCACATTCACACTGCTTGGCCTTGCGACCACATTTGCCTCCACGAGAGCAGCAGTCACCAAACTTGCTGCCCTCACAAGTCTGTCCAGTCTCACCCCCGCAACGGCCATCCTCAGAAACCTTGAGTCCAGAGCTTCCCTCTTCAGTAGGCTCGCTTGTCTGAACTGGCATGGGATACTTGATAACAGGAGTGTCCTTGTACTTTGTGTTCTTCTCATACTTGTCCCACTTACGGGTCGCTGTCTCTTGGGTGGCCTCAGTATTCTCAGCAGGCTTCGAGGCCTCAGTCGTAGCGGCGGCAGCCTGAGATGTCTTTGATGGAGCAACGTACGTCTCCTTGCTTGCAGGCTTGtcgttggagttggagttcTTGCCATCAGTGGCTAGATCGCTGCCCTCAAAATCACCATAGGGAGCAGGAATAGGACCAGGGGCCTCGGCAAAGTACTCCTTGCCAGTGAAGCTGGGAGGGCCCTCGAAATCCTTGGCTTTGCAGGCGGCGTTGATCTCCTTGCAGTAGTCGTTCCAGGTATCGCAGCCCTTACCACCAGTAGGGGGAGCGTTGTCCCAGCAGTCGCCAACAATATCCCAGCACTTCTTGGCCGCAGCCCAGCAGTTGTCTTGTCCAGAGTACTTCGCAATAGGCTTGCCGCACCAGTTGGCGTTCTTGGCAAGGCAGTCCTTGGGGACAAGACCATCCTTCTGAGTCTGCTTGGTGCCAGTCTCCTTAGAGGTAGGGTTCCAAACCTCAGGGCCGGGAATGGGATATTCGCCCTTGTCGCTGTAGATGTTGTAGGTGACACCAGGATCCTTCTTGTCGACGTAACCGGGAATGCTAACCTCGTACTTATCTGGGATCTCAAGAGGACCCTCAGGGCCGTTCTCGATGAAGATCTGGGCACAGCTGTGGTAGAACTGAGGGTCACCAGAGGGAGCATTGTGAAGGGCAAGGACCTCAGGACGGACGAGGTAGTAACCGGCAGGGAGACCAGTAGGAAGATCAACAGAAAGAAGACCACCGTTGGATCGGAGAGTGTCGGTACACCACTTGTCCTCCTTGACGTCGTAACCATCTTCCCAGACCTTGAACCAACCGTCACCAGCAGCGGAGTCCGAGTTCATGtcgtcaaccttcttcatgTAGACGGAGCAGGGGCCCTTGTGGCCTTCGGCAATGGCACCGGGCTTGGAGTAGCTGGGGGATTCACGGAATTGGAAGGTCAGTTGAGCACCGCCGGGAGCCGGACAGGTGAACTTGACTGGCTTGTCACCATTTTCACCTGATTTCCTCGT contains:
- a CDS encoding hypothetical protein (EggNog:ENOG41); translated protein: MIRQKWLPYARAIFAAQKRCLSSPGARSTKFVEKDESWGTLQEKLNSSLAKRSPGRISKSKPRPRTPLEGAMAEGFGSQHMLIIEGLPTSLVAADFHRLAPGTLAGWENVITHVYQDRDPWTMEPLGTYYITFPSSAAADIYRDRVERVLRLAQAKMRDGTGFWATKVNPALINRKSKPEIEVERFTLLPGSYPSAPKIKFRRVKNMAWQQVMHRIVKKSSHKRNPSHVLLELPQANFSASELKAIIKQDGVESGHDWQMDVFSLRETMDFEEGFPRNTRRVPLFRSSPEFRHKLDSRFVLTCANPEVAWRFIRNWNQRIIEYDGGDEVIFRNRVKASYIQT
- the YPT2 gene encoding GTPase Ypt2 (EggNog:ENOG41), whose amino-acid sequence is MSSNRNYDFLIKLLLIGDSGVGKSCCLLRFSEDSFTPSFITTIGIDFKIRTIELDGKRVKLQIWDTAGQERFRTITTAYYRGAMGILLVYDVTDERSFNNIRTWFQNVEQHATEGVNKILIGNKCDWEEKRVVSTEQGQALADELGIPFLEVSAKSNINIDKAFYSLAADIKKRLIDNSKNDQPSASGVNVGDKSEGGGSKCC
- a CDS encoding hypothetical protein (CAZy:AA9), with amino-acid sequence MKLLATVLGLTTAANAHTLFTTLFIDGENQGDGTCVRQPKDASKANSPIYPITGGVMACGENGDKPVKFTCPAPGGAQLTFQFRESPSYSKPGAIAEGHKGPCSVYMKKVDDMNSDSAAGDGWFKVWEDGYDVKEDKWCTDTLRSNGGLLSVDLPTGLPAGYYLVRPEVLALHNAPSGDPQFYHSCAQIFIENGPEGPLEIPDKYEVSIPGYVDKKDPGVTYNIYSDKGEYPIPGPEVWNPTSKETGTKQTQKDGLVPKDCLAKNANWCGKPIAKYSGQDNCWAAAKKCWDIVGDCWDNAPPTGGKGCDTWNDYCKEINAACKAKDFEGPPSFTGKEYFAEAPGPIPAPYGDFEGSDLATDGKNSNSNDKPASKETYVAPSKTSQAAAATTEASKPAENTEATQETATRKWDKYEKNTKYKDTPVIKYPMPVQTSEPTEEGSSGLKVSEDGRCGGETGQTCEGSKFGDCCSRGGKCGRKAKQCECGCQNAFGICKK